One Paenibacillus sp. FSL H7-0737 DNA segment encodes these proteins:
- a CDS encoding ArsR/SmtB family transcription factor yields the protein MNTEIQQFKTEFFKALAHPMRIRILELLSEGEKNVNELQAILGSEGSAVSQQLAVLRAKNVVASVKEGTTVIYSLRDPLIKDLLVVAKQIFDNHLVNTISLLEGMRGE from the coding sequence ATGAACACCGAAATTCAGCAATTTAAGACCGAATTCTTCAAGGCGCTGGCTCATCCGATGCGAATTCGTATACTGGAACTGCTCAGCGAAGGTGAGAAGAATGTAAATGAGCTACAAGCCATTCTAGGATCAGAAGGCTCTGCTGTATCCCAGCAGCTAGCTGTTTTACGCGCCAAGAATGTAGTAGCCAGTGTAAAAGAAGGTACCACTGTGATCTATTCGTTACGTGATCCTCTAATTAAAGATCTTCTGGTCGTAGCCAAACAAATATTTGATAACCATCTGGTGAATACCATTTCATTGCTCGAAGGTATGCGCGGAGAATAA
- a CDS encoding SulP family inorganic anion transporter — MTGWGRYKGYNMNAFRKDLISGTIVGVIAIPLGMAFAIASGVKPEYGIYTTIVAGICISLFGGSKFQIGGPTGAFIPILFAIAMEYGYENLLIAGMMAGVILVLMGLLKLGVLIKFIPRPVTIGFTAGIAVIIFTGQIANFLGLRNIERHESFVNNMKEIGLHLSTMNGYSILTAVICLAVVILAIRFAPKVPGSLVGLLCATVVAALFFSGKVTTIGSAYGDIPNTLPSFRFPDITWERITLLIRPAFIIAMLGAIESLLSAVVADGMTGSRHNSNRELIGQGIANIAAPLFGGIPATGAIARTATNIKSGAVSPISGIVHGVVVFLILLLLAPYASSIPLAAMAPILMVVAWNMSERKEFLHLLKIKTGDSLVLFITFLLTIFADLTLAVEVGLILAVILFVKRMGEVHLVAKVLPDPKSVKVEAHMVTESHDCPQIGIYTVEGPLFFGAAYRFDDTMPSYGSDQPRIILMRMGKVPFMDTTGESNLAELVRHLQAVGGKLMISGIQPQPLELLKRTGLYSTIGEAQFYPHTGEAINDALNSIDYNKCIGCSHAAFRECTAFSCLEEAGSVRGLKGRKKPVIAPELNSGL, encoded by the coding sequence ATGACAGGGTGGGGCCGATATAAAGGCTACAACATGAATGCATTTCGCAAGGATTTGATTTCGGGAACAATCGTTGGTGTTATTGCCATTCCTTTGGGGATGGCATTTGCTATTGCATCTGGTGTAAAACCGGAGTATGGCATTTACACGACAATCGTTGCCGGAATATGTATTTCATTGTTCGGAGGATCAAAATTTCAAATTGGTGGGCCAACAGGTGCTTTTATTCCTATCTTGTTTGCCATTGCGATGGAGTATGGCTATGAGAACTTGCTTATCGCTGGGATGATGGCAGGCGTTATTCTAGTTCTCATGGGATTATTAAAGTTGGGTGTATTGATTAAGTTTATTCCGAGGCCAGTAACGATTGGTTTCACAGCAGGGATAGCGGTCATTATCTTCACCGGGCAGATTGCTAATTTCCTTGGACTAAGGAATATAGAACGGCATGAGAGCTTTGTAAATAATATGAAAGAAATAGGGCTTCATCTATCGACGATGAATGGATACAGTATTCTGACCGCCGTGATTTGTCTTGCCGTCGTTATCCTAGCGATTCGATTCGCTCCGAAGGTGCCTGGATCATTGGTAGGTCTTCTGTGCGCGACTGTGGTTGCTGCGTTATTCTTTAGTGGTAAAGTGACTACGATTGGCTCTGCGTACGGAGATATTCCTAATACCTTACCAAGCTTTCGATTTCCGGACATTACTTGGGAACGAATTACCCTGCTAATTCGTCCGGCATTTATCATTGCAATGCTAGGTGCTATAGAGTCATTGTTATCTGCTGTTGTAGCGGATGGAATGACAGGCAGCCGCCATAATAGTAACCGAGAGCTGATCGGTCAGGGAATCGCAAATATTGCTGCTCCATTGTTCGGGGGCATACCAGCGACAGGAGCAATTGCTAGAACAGCGACGAACATCAAGAGTGGCGCTGTTTCTCCCATCTCGGGGATCGTTCACGGTGTTGTGGTGTTTCTAATTCTCCTGTTGCTCGCACCCTATGCTTCCAGTATTCCTTTAGCTGCGATGGCACCGATCTTAATGGTAGTAGCTTGGAATATGAGTGAGCGCAAAGAGTTCCTTCATCTGCTTAAGATCAAGACCGGCGATTCCTTGGTGTTATTCATCACCTTCTTGTTAACGATATTTGCAGATTTAACGCTGGCTGTAGAGGTGGGATTAATTCTTGCGGTTATTCTGTTTGTGAAACGAATGGGAGAGGTTCATCTGGTAGCCAAAGTGCTGCCTGATCCGAAGTCCGTTAAGGTAGAGGCACATATGGTTACGGAGAGTCATGACTGTCCGCAAATTGGAATTTACACGGTGGAAGGTCCGCTGTTTTTTGGCGCTGCTTATCGATTCGATGACACTATGCCAAGCTATGGTTCAGATCAACCTAGAATTATATTAATGCGGATGGGGAAAGTACCCTTCATGGATACCACTGGAGAATCCAATTTAGCAGAGCTGGTGCGGCATTTACAAGCTGTTGGAGGGAAACTTATGATTTCAGGTATTCAGCCACAGCCGCTTGAGCTACTCAAGAGAACTGGACTGTATAGTACCATAGGTGAGGCTCAGTTTTATCCGCACACCGGGGAAGCCATTAATGACGCACTTAACAGCATCGATTACAACAAGTGTATTGGATGTAGCCATGCCGCTTTTAGGGAGTGTACAGCGTTCTCCTGTCTGGAAGAGGCGGGAAGTGTGCGCGGTCTGAAAGGGCGTAAGAAACCTGTAATTGCACCTGAACTAAATAGTGGTCTTTGA
- a CDS encoding DUF1361 domain-containing protein: MKELRYPKVFMLLAGLSVATLAVYRVVSLQTDSFYAFLLWNLFLAWIPFLFSMAAYELDKRKIGGLLLVPLGVAWLLFFPNAPYLMTDLVHLTIRKSRYIVDGTIQNRYWYDLVTLLLFTWSGWLTGFFSLYQFQTVVYRKSSLLFSWIFVFAACVLGGYGVLLGRVYRLNSWDVLTDRHQLYQLVMDSLNRQSVFFSLFIAFVLLVIYATMYCLLNGLGTSERGRGAKRIRG; encoded by the coding sequence ATGAAGGAATTGCGTTATCCGAAGGTGTTTATGCTCTTGGCAGGTCTGTCTGTGGCGACATTGGCCGTATATCGTGTAGTGTCACTACAGACGGATTCGTTTTATGCATTTTTACTCTGGAATTTATTCCTGGCTTGGATTCCGTTCCTGTTCTCTATGGCTGCTTATGAACTGGATAAAAGGAAGATAGGTGGATTGCTGCTTGTTCCGCTAGGCGTCGCTTGGCTGCTGTTCTTTCCGAACGCGCCTTATCTCATGACGGATCTGGTGCATCTGACGATAAGAAAAAGCAGATATATCGTGGATGGCACCATTCAGAATCGGTATTGGTATGATCTGGTTACCCTCTTATTGTTCACTTGGAGCGGATGGTTGACTGGTTTCTTCTCTTTATACCAGTTCCAGACGGTTGTTTATCGCAAGAGCAGCCTGCTGTTCTCTTGGATATTCGTATTCGCAGCATGTGTACTTGGGGGGTATGGTGTCCTGCTTGGCCGAGTCTACAGGCTGAATAGCTGGGATGTACTGACGGACCGGCATCAGTTGTACCAACTGGTTATGGACAGCTTGAATCGACAGTCGGTATTTTTCAGCTTGTTCATTGCGTTTGTATTGCTGGTTATCTACGCTACGATGTACTGTTTGCTGAATGGTCTTGGAACCAGTGAAAGAGGAAGGGGCGCTAAGCGCATACGTGGTTAA
- a CDS encoding MGMT family protein, which yields MTPFTEQVIRIIQSIPEGKVMTYGGVARAAGSPRGARQVVRILHSMSRKYKLPWHRVINAKGMIALTEDESNSLQKLYLQEEGIIFNEKGVVDLKQYQFDPEFMD from the coding sequence ATGACACCATTTACAGAACAAGTGATTCGTATCATACAATCTATACCTGAAGGAAAAGTAATGACTTACGGAGGCGTTGCTCGTGCGGCAGGAAGCCCAAGAGGCGCAAGGCAGGTAGTTCGTATCCTTCACTCCATGAGTAGAAAATATAAGCTTCCCTGGCATCGGGTTATCAACGCCAAAGGAATGATCGCCTTGACTGAAGATGAATCCAACTCCCTCCAGAAGCTTTATTTACAGGAGGAAGGGATTATTTTTAATGAAAAAGGTGTGGTAGATCTGAAGCAATACCAATTTGATCCGGAATTTATGGATTAA
- a CDS encoding spore germination protein: MEKQTADGNRKDSLKNTTSGQTPSTSLDEMMKLFRQIFKDDGTLRIRVINNIHSDGIRCGLVYVDGMVDREMIQYGVIKPLMDFDFTAMDSGNTAEMMEKIRTLVINISDVVCSTSLDEMVSAVVAGKTLFLMDGFAGALNISAQGWETKAIAEPVTEKSVKGPREGFTESLLVNLTLIRRRVQSPDLKIIYGQVGTRSKTQTCICYIEGLASPDVVKELQNRIQQVDIDVVLDTSILSELIRDEPFSPFEMTGSTERPDSVVSKIMEGRVALLMEGSPYAMTVPYLFVENFQASADYYINYYFGSFNRMIRVLGAFLSISIPALYVALVTYSQEMLPTMLLLSISTSRVAVPFPTVVEVLFMLTIFEILREAGERIPTYIGQAISIVGALVLGQAAVEARIVSAPMIIVVGLTGIMALLNPRLTGPLIVVRSLLLFVTFFLGLYGYFLGVIGLVIHLMSLRSFGVQYMLGVGSIHPQDIKDTAIRAPWWHMYLRPAMIGARNRKRKATNKVRNRS, translated from the coding sequence GTGGAGAAACAGACAGCAGATGGTAACCGCAAAGATTCCCTAAAAAATACGACGTCTGGACAGACTCCGAGTACGTCACTAGATGAAATGATGAAGCTGTTTCGACAAATCTTCAAGGATGATGGAACACTAAGAATAAGGGTGATAAATAATATCCATAGTGACGGCATCCGCTGCGGATTAGTCTATGTAGACGGAATGGTAGACAGGGAAATGATCCAGTACGGGGTGATAAAGCCTCTAATGGATTTTGATTTTACAGCAATGGATAGCGGGAATACAGCTGAAATGATGGAGAAAATTCGGACGCTGGTTATTAACATTAGCGATGTGGTTTGCTCTACGAGTTTGGATGAGATGGTTAGCGCGGTCGTAGCTGGAAAAACATTGTTTCTGATGGATGGCTTTGCGGGTGCGCTTAACATTAGTGCGCAGGGGTGGGAAACGAAGGCTATCGCGGAGCCTGTGACGGAAAAAAGCGTAAAGGGTCCGCGAGAAGGTTTTACAGAGTCGCTGCTTGTAAACTTGACGCTCATTCGCCGAAGAGTGCAAAGTCCGGACTTAAAGATTATTTATGGTCAAGTCGGGACTCGCTCCAAAACACAAACTTGTATTTGTTATATCGAAGGTTTGGCCTCACCGGATGTTGTTAAAGAGCTGCAAAACCGAATTCAACAGGTGGACATAGATGTTGTATTGGATACGTCTATTCTTTCGGAGCTTATTCGAGATGAACCCTTTTCACCCTTTGAAATGACGGGAAGCACAGAACGTCCTGATTCTGTAGTAAGCAAAATTATGGAGGGTAGAGTTGCCTTATTAATGGAAGGCAGTCCTTATGCAATGACAGTGCCCTATTTGTTTGTGGAGAATTTTCAGGCCAGTGCTGATTATTATATTAACTATTACTTTGGTTCGTTTAACCGAATGATAAGGGTACTTGGAGCCTTTTTGTCTATTAGTATTCCTGCTTTGTACGTAGCGTTGGTTACCTATAGTCAGGAAATGCTGCCTACCATGTTGTTACTTAGTATTTCAACGTCGAGAGTAGCCGTTCCTTTTCCAACTGTGGTGGAGGTCTTGTTCATGCTAACGATATTTGAAATTCTGCGAGAGGCAGGAGAACGAATACCGACCTACATTGGTCAGGCGATTAGCATCGTAGGTGCGCTTGTACTGGGTCAGGCGGCTGTGGAAGCGAGAATCGTTAGCGCTCCTATGATTATTGTAGTGGGTTTAACAGGAATTATGGCTTTGCTTAACCCAAGACTGACGGGTCCTCTAATCGTAGTAAGGTCGCTTTTGCTGTTCGTAACCTTTTTTCTGGGATTATATGGGTATTTTTTGGGTGTGATCGGTTTAGTGATTCATTTGATGAGTTTACGTTCCTTTGGGGTTCAGTACATGCTTGGAGTAGGTTCTATTCATCCGCAGGACATTAAGGATACAGCTATAAGGGCGCCATGGTGGCATATGTATTTACGTCCGGCGATGATTGGAGCGCGTAACCGAAAGAGAAAAGCGACCAATAAAGTAAGGAATCGGTCATGA
- a CDS encoding Ger(x)C family spore germination protein, whose amino-acid sequence MKKIKKGLLACISLLLLVSTLGCWDYAEIEDRAVVAGVGIDKDSDGKLLATVEIVDTKEGMKSSQAGYKMVSLSGKTMFDIVRSMISITGKKLFWSHSKAIILSEEIAKEGVVKVIDWYNRDTETRSDVYVFVSKEKTAQEVINLNSSTETIMSYGLAQQMAIEQNVSTAPVVEIWDFIEKLETPGDCAIAPLIYIHEKNGQKNPRVSGTAIFKMDKMIGKLSGEETKYMLFIKDEIKGGVLTVNNEKGAPDFTLEIFSNKTKVKPVWVNGKLQLQINMVTHTGLDEVMTTEGFTSLNSKNVIEKRAAKELQKHILSVIKKLQQEYHSDIFGFGEIIFENMPKTWTELDKDWEREFSDLDVVVNSTVIIESSAQNSRSIQIHQE is encoded by the coding sequence ATGAAAAAAATCAAAAAAGGGTTGCTAGCTTGTATATCGCTATTACTTCTGGTAAGTACCTTGGGTTGTTGGGATTACGCCGAAATTGAAGATAGGGCAGTTGTAGCAGGCGTGGGCATCGATAAGGATTCTGACGGGAAGCTACTAGCAACGGTCGAAATTGTGGATACGAAAGAGGGGATGAAATCTAGTCAAGCGGGTTATAAGATGGTTAGTCTTTCAGGAAAAACGATGTTTGATATTGTAAGAAGCATGATTTCAATCACGGGAAAGAAACTATTTTGGAGTCATTCCAAGGCGATCATCCTCAGTGAGGAGATAGCGAAGGAAGGGGTTGTAAAAGTGATTGATTGGTACAACAGAGATACAGAAACTCGATCGGATGTATACGTGTTTGTTTCTAAAGAGAAGACGGCTCAGGAAGTAATTAATTTAAATAGCTCAACAGAAACTATTATGTCTTATGGTCTTGCTCAGCAGATGGCAATTGAACAAAATGTTAGTACGGCCCCGGTTGTGGAGATTTGGGACTTCATTGAAAAGCTGGAGACGCCCGGGGATTGTGCTATAGCTCCTCTTATTTATATCCACGAAAAAAATGGTCAGAAAAATCCGCGTGTTAGTGGAACTGCTATATTCAAAATGGACAAAATGATTGGCAAACTGAGTGGCGAAGAGACCAAGTACATGTTGTTTATTAAAGATGAGATAAAGGGTGGGGTGTTAACCGTGAATAACGAAAAGGGAGCCCCCGACTTCACACTTGAGATTTTTTCCAATAAAACAAAAGTAAAGCCTGTTTGGGTAAACGGTAAGCTTCAATTACAGATAAATATGGTCACACATACCGGGCTTGATGAGGTAATGACTACTGAAGGATTCACTAGTCTGAATAGTAAGAATGTTATAGAGAAGCGTGCCGCTAAGGAATTACAGAAGCATATTCTCTCTGTAATTAAAAAGTTGCAGCAGGAATATCATTCCGATATTTTTGGATTCGGAGAGATTATCTTTGAGAATATGCCTAAGACCTGGACCGAGCTAGATAAAGATTGGGAGCGGGAATTCTCTGATCTAGATGTGGTTGTAAATTCAACAGTAATTATTGAGAGCAGTGCTCAAAACTCAAGATCTATCCAGATCCATCAAGAATAG
- a CDS encoding GerAB/ArcD/ProY family transporter — MKKEIIPTGHSISIVVLFIIGTSLFMGLPGKSGNSSWIALLFAISLTVPLLFIYARFHVLFPGKNLFDILIIVFGSIFGRVVSCMYIWYALHMGALVLRNFGEFSKTVALTETPMIAPMLCVGLLCIWVVKAGIEVIGRCAKLFLLLLLAEVLFIEILAIPKLKYHYLKPFLASGWSPIFADTFGSFTFPFAEIVLFMGVFSHLPAKDSAKKILLSGLLISGGVILLVSLRNLLILNPDIVQSLYFPSYVAVSRINIGDFLTRMEASSALGFVITIFIKTSLCLYVASVGVAKLFKLKSYRSVVLQLGLIMVYFSRFIFKDIMEMQHFAYTIYPIYALPFQVIIPLILWICAEIKVSKSKNKQVASQQ, encoded by the coding sequence ATGAAAAAAGAGATCATACCCACAGGGCATTCTATAAGTATTGTTGTTCTATTTATTATTGGGACTTCACTATTCATGGGTCTGCCGGGGAAATCGGGCAACAGTAGCTGGATTGCTCTACTTTTTGCCATATCTTTAACGGTTCCCCTGCTGTTTATATACGCTAGATTTCATGTGCTTTTTCCGGGTAAGAATCTATTTGATATATTGATCATCGTATTTGGATCTATCTTTGGGAGAGTAGTTTCTTGTATGTATATATGGTACGCGCTGCATATGGGGGCCCTCGTTCTACGGAATTTTGGGGAATTTAGTAAAACGGTTGCCTTGACAGAGACGCCTATGATTGCACCCATGTTATGCGTAGGTCTGTTATGTATTTGGGTGGTTAAGGCAGGAATTGAGGTGATTGGGAGATGTGCTAAGCTATTTCTGCTGCTTCTTTTAGCTGAGGTTCTGTTTATTGAAATTTTAGCCATTCCCAAGCTCAAGTATCACTATTTGAAGCCTTTTCTTGCCAGTGGATGGTCACCAATATTTGCAGATACATTTGGGTCATTTACTTTTCCTTTTGCTGAAATTGTTCTTTTTATGGGAGTGTTCAGTCATTTACCGGCAAAAGACTCAGCCAAAAAGATTCTGCTAAGCGGATTGCTGATTTCTGGTGGGGTGATTTTGCTCGTTTCTCTGCGGAATTTGCTGATTCTCAATCCTGATATTGTTCAAAGTTTATACTTCCCCTCTTATGTAGCGGTTAGTCGGATTAATATAGGGGATTTTTTGACCCGAATGGAGGCATCATCAGCACTTGGATTTGTCATCACGATATTCATAAAGACTAGCTTATGTTTATATGTGGCTAGTGTTGGAGTCGCTAAATTATTCAAACTGAAGAGCTACCGATCCGTTGTGCTTCAGCTGGGATTGATTATGGTTTATTTCTCTCGATTTATCTTCAAGGATATTATGGAGATGCAGCATTTTGCCTATACTATTTATCCAATATATGCGCTTCCTTTTCAGGTGATTATTCCGTTGATATTGTGGATTTGTGCTGAAATTAAGGTTAGTAAAAGTAAAAATAAGCAGGTGGCATCACAGCAATAG
- a CDS encoding antibiotic biosynthesis monooxygenase family protein translates to MILEAAMLQVKPGLTTEFEKSFKEASSLISSIEGYIGHELQHCLEDDHKYLLLVKWRTLEDHTIGFRESSQYQEWKALLHHYYDPFPVVEHFTRINLD, encoded by the coding sequence ATGATTTTGGAAGCTGCGATGCTGCAAGTGAAGCCTGGTTTAACTACTGAATTTGAAAAAAGCTTCAAGGAGGCATCAAGCTTAATTTCTTCGATCGAAGGCTACATAGGGCATGAATTGCAACATTGCTTGGAGGATGATCATAAGTATCTACTGCTTGTGAAGTGGAGAACGCTTGAAGATCATACCATAGGATTCAGAGAATCCAGCCAGTATCAGGAATGGAAGGCGCTACTTCACCATTACTACGACCCATTTCCGGTTGTTGAGCATTTTACCCGCATTAATCTGGACTAA
- a CDS encoding phosphotransferase family protein: MKAKLVGKGRTAEIWQHDDQRILKLYLEDVSEQNISREYKISQFVHSQGVRTPQPFELISEQSRQGIVFQQIKGPSLLKVMGEKPWKVSKYARMMARLHYDLHKLEITEEIGQQKDMLKWNIMGAPMLSEDEKSAILRYLEKLPQGTYLCHGDFHPDNVLMDDQLWVIDWMTGVVGEPAADAARSVVMFSMGAMPPGASALSRMMIGFIRKKLTKGYIQEYLRLSGHTYEDVDRWILPIAAARLVEGLSPPEKELLVKEVRKRLQTLAAEVS, translated from the coding sequence ATGAAGGCGAAGCTTGTTGGGAAAGGCAGAACAGCGGAGATCTGGCAGCATGATGATCAGAGGATTCTTAAATTGTACCTAGAGGATGTTTCAGAACAGAATATTAGCCGAGAATATAAGATCAGCCAGTTTGTGCACTCGCAGGGCGTCCGGACACCACAGCCATTTGAACTCATTTCTGAACAATCAAGACAAGGTATTGTATTTCAACAAATTAAAGGTCCCTCCCTGCTAAAGGTGATGGGTGAGAAGCCTTGGAAAGTTAGTAAGTATGCCAGAATGATGGCTAGGCTTCACTACGATTTGCATAAACTTGAAATTACTGAGGAGATTGGACAGCAGAAGGATATGTTGAAGTGGAATATCATGGGGGCTCCAATGCTTAGTGAAGATGAGAAGTCAGCCATCCTGCGCTATCTGGAGAAGTTACCACAAGGAACCTATTTATGTCATGGAGATTTCCATCCTGACAATGTACTTATGGATGATCAGCTCTGGGTAATCGACTGGATGACAGGTGTGGTGGGAGAACCAGCGGCCGATGCTGCGCGATCTGTAGTAATGTTCAGTATGGGAGCCATGCCCCCTGGAGCCTCTGCCTTATCGAGAATGATGATAGGTTTTATTAGAAAGAAATTAACCAAGGGATATATTCAAGAGTATCTCAGATTATCAGGACATACTTATGAGGACGTAGACCGCTGGATTTTGCCGATCGCTGCCGCGCGTTTGGTGGAGGGGCTTTCGCCTCCAGAGAAGGAGCTGCTGGTAAAAGAAGTTCGTAAACGTCTACAAACCTTAGCCGCAGAGGTAAGCTGA
- a CDS encoding DUF1697 domain-containing protein, which yields MTTYIALLRGINVGGNKIIKMLDLKAMFQTLGFENVRTYIQSGNVVFESDEGSESLLTGVIERQIHEVFGFEVSVMIRTLAEMENVIANDPFQLSEPEEFKRWYVTFLPVEPSAEALDKLRTYEDGPDKVRFVGREMYVLYEVSVSQSPLFKVPFDRILGMTLTARNWNTVNKLVTMGRME from the coding sequence ATGACTACCTATATTGCGCTGCTGCGTGGAATTAACGTCGGCGGGAACAAAATTATTAAAATGTTGGACCTGAAGGCGATGTTTCAGACTCTTGGATTTGAAAATGTACGAACGTATATTCAGAGCGGAAATGTTGTATTTGAGAGTGATGAAGGTTCGGAGAGTCTGCTTACTGGAGTCATTGAACGCCAGATTCATGAGGTGTTTGGTTTCGAGGTCTCTGTTATGATTCGTACACTGGCTGAGATGGAGAACGTGATCGCTAACGATCCCTTTCAGCTCTCCGAGCCAGAGGAATTCAAAAGATGGTATGTTACTTTTTTACCAGTCGAGCCTTCAGCAGAAGCATTGGATAAACTGCGCACTTATGAGGATGGACCAGATAAAGTGCGTTTTGTCGGCAGAGAGATGTACGTGTTATATGAGGTCAGTGTGAGCCAGTCGCCGCTTTTCAAGGTTCCTTTTGACAGAATATTGGGTATGACGCTTACAGCACGTAATTGGAATACGGTGAATAAGCTCGTTACTATGGGCAGAATGGAATAG